In Lasioglossum baleicum chromosome 19, iyLasBale1, whole genome shotgun sequence, the following proteins share a genomic window:
- the LOC143218248 gene encoding uncharacterized protein LOC143218248, with amino-acid sequence MELSDVAPYARHTAKISACNSSFCSEDWEFSFSTSEAEIPSETFSNIRLERLVLSWRPPEDCSTITDPMKARIIITGVSKAVENFNLTIQTAGNKLNLPQELYGAEDYVAKIYVIRNWDTPHNESAMRTIPFTTPTPKSPAACERSRTVRVQHQNP; translated from the exons ATGGAACTCTCAGATGTAGCACCGTATGCGAGACACACTGCGAAAATTTCAGCCTGCAACTCATCCTTTTGCAGCGAGGACTGGGAATTTTCGTTCTCCACCAGTGAAGCTG aaattccGTCAGAGACGTTCAGCAACATCAGGCTCGAGCGGCTCGTGCTATCGTGGCGTCCGCCAGAAGACTGCAGCACGATCACCGACCCCATGAAAGCCAGAATCATTATCACCGGCGTCAGCAAAGCAGTGGAAAACTTCAATCTCACGATACAAACGGCGGGAAATAAACTCAATCTACCACAAGAGCTTTATGGCGCGGAGGACTACGTGGCGAAGATCTACGTGATCCGAAACTGGGATACTCCACACAACGAGTCCGCTATGCGGACGATCCCTTTTACCACTCCCACCCCCAAAAG CCCCGCCGCCTGTGAGAGATCTAGAACCGTACGAGTACAACACCAGAACCCGTAA